The proteins below are encoded in one region of Maribacter aestuarii:
- the rplC gene encoding 50S ribosomal protein L3, whose product MSGLIGKKVGMTSIFDENGKNIPCTVIEAGPCVVTQVRTEEVDGYNALQLGFDDKAEKRANKAELGHFKKAGASPKKKVVEFQGFEGEFKLGDTVGVDVFVEGEFVDVIGTSKGKGFQGVVKRHGFAGVGQSTHGQHNRLRAPGSIGAASYPARVFKGMKMAGRMGGDRVTVQNLKVLKVVPEKNLLVVKGCVPGHKNAYVTIQRWM is encoded by the coding sequence ATGTCTGGGTTAATAGGAAAGAAAGTAGGTATGACCAGCATTTTTGACGAGAACGGGAAGAATATTCCCTGTACCGTCATTGAAGCAGGTCCATGCGTAGTTACCCAAGTCAGAACCGAAGAGGTAGACGGGTACAATGCCCTTCAACTTGGTTTCGATGACAAGGCAGAAAAGCGTGCAAATAAGGCCGAGTTGGGTCATTTTAAAAAAGCAGGCGCTTCTCCCAAGAAAAAAGTCGTTGAGTTCCAAGGTTTTGAAGGTGAGTTTAAATTGGGAGACACAGTGGGTGTCGATGTATTCGTGGAAGGCGAATTCGTTGATGTGATTGGTACTTCTAAAGGAAAGGGTTTTCAAGGGGTTGTTAAACGCCATGGTTTTGCCGGGGTTGGACAATCTACCCACGGTCAACATAACAGACTTAGGGCGCCAGGTTCCATTGGAGCCGCTTCTTATCCAGCAAGAGTTTTTAAGGGAATGAAGATGGCAGGTAGAATGGGTGGTGATCGGGTAACCGTTCAAAACCTTAAAGTTTTAAAGGTAGTTCCGGAAAAGAACCTTTTAGTAGTAAAAGGATGCGTACCGGGCCATAAGAATGCTTATGTAACTATACAAAGGTGGATGTAA
- the rplD gene encoding 50S ribosomal protein L4, with the protein MKVSVLDIKGKDTGRKADLSDDVFGIEPNNHAVYLDVKQYLAHQRQGTHKAKERAEIAGSTRKIKKQKGTGTARAGSIKSPIFRGGGRIFGPRPKDYTQKLNKNLKRLARKSALSLKSKEKAILVIEDFDFDAPKTRDFVQVLKSLGLENKKSLIVLGDSNKGVYLSSRNFKGSEVITNSELSTYKILNANSVVLLEGSLEGIESNLNNK; encoded by the coding sequence ATGAAAGTATCAGTTTTAGATATTAAAGGAAAAGACACGGGTAGAAAGGCAGACCTTTCTGACGATGTTTTTGGTATAGAGCCAAACAATCACGCAGTTTATTTGGACGTTAAGCAATACTTAGCACACCAAAGGCAGGGCACGCATAAGGCAAAGGAAAGAGCAGAAATTGCGGGAAGTACCAGAAAGATAAAAAAACAGAAAGGTACGGGTACTGCCAGAGCTGGTAGTATTAAATCTCCAATCTTTAGAGGTGGTGGACGAATTTTTGGACCTAGACCTAAGGATTATACCCAAAAATTGAACAAAAACTTAAAGCGTTTGGCTAGAAAGTCCGCCTTAAGTTTAAAGTCAAAAGAGAAGGCAATTTTAGTAATTGAAGACTTTGATTTTGATGCTCCAAAAACAAGGGATTTTGTACAGGTTTTGAAGTCCTTGGGCTTAGAAAACAAAAAATCTTTAATTGTGTTGGGCGATTCAAATAAAGGCGTATATTTGTCTTCGCGTAATTTCAAGGGTTCAGAGGTTATAACTAACTCAGAATTAAGTACTTACAAAATATTAAACGCAAATAGTGTAGTATTGTTGGAAGGCTCTCTAGAAGGAATAGAATCGAACTTAAATAATAAGTAA
- the rplB gene encoding 50S ribosomal protein L2 yields the protein MSVRKLKPITPGQRFRVVNGFDAITTDKPEKSLLAPLKKSGGRNSQGKMTIRQKGGGHKRRYRVIDFKRDKQDVAATVKSIQYDPNRTAFIALLEYADGEKRYVIAQNGLQVDQQVTSGANAAPEIGNALPLSEIPLGTIISCIELRPGQGAVMARSAGTFAQLMAKDGKFVTVKMPSGETRLILSTCMATIGAISNSDHQLLVSGKAGRSRWLGRRPRTRPVAMNPVDHPMGGGEGRASGGHPRSRNGIPAKGFRTRTKTKSTNKYIIERRKK from the coding sequence ATGTCAGTTAGAAAATTAAAACCAATCACTCCTGGACAGCGTTTTAGAGTAGTCAATGGATTTGACGCCATTACTACTGATAAGCCGGAGAAGAGCTTACTCGCTCCGTTAAAAAAGTCCGGAGGTAGAAACAGTCAAGGAAAAATGACGATTCGCCAAAAAGGTGGAGGTCATAAGAGAAGGTATCGTGTTATTGATTTTAAAAGGGATAAGCAAGATGTTGCCGCTACCGTAAAGTCGATTCAATATGATCCTAACAGAACTGCATTTATTGCGTTGTTGGAGTATGCGGATGGGGAGAAGAGATATGTGATAGCTCAAAATGGTTTGCAGGTTGATCAGCAAGTCACTTCGGGTGCTAACGCCGCTCCGGAGATTGGAAATGCCTTGCCTTTGAGCGAGATTCCATTAGGAACGATAATTTCTTGTATAGAGTTGCGTCCAGGTCAGGGTGCGGTTATGGCGAGAAGTGCCGGGACTTTTGCCCAGTTGATGGCTAAGGACGGTAAGTTTGTAACCGTAAAGATGCCTTCTGGGGAGACTAGACTTATATTATCTACCTGTATGGCAACAATTGGGGCCATTTCAAATTCAGACCATCAGTTATTGGTGTCTGGAAAAGCGGGTAGAAGTAGATGGTTGGGTAGAAGACCAAGAACTAGACCAGTAGCCATGAACCCTGTAGATCACCCAATGGGTGGTGGTGAAGGTAGGGCTTCAGGTGGTCACCCAAGATCAAGGAACGGAATACCTGCAAAAGGTTTTAGAACTCGTACTAAGACGAAGAGTACCAACAAGTATATTATAGAACGTAGAAAGAAATAA
- the fusA gene encoding elongation factor G translates to MARDLKLTRNIGIAAHIDAGKTTTTERILFYTGVSHKIGEVHDGAATMDWMEQEQERGITITSAATTCEWVFPRVDGEPTEDSNSYHFNIIDTPGHVDFTVEVNRSLRVLDGLVFLFSAVDGVEPQSETNWRLADNYKVPRIGFVNKMDRQGSNFLMVCNQVKEMLGSNAVPIVLPIGDESDFKGVVDLAKNRAIIWHEDNFGSTFDVIDIPEDMKAEVKEYRAALIEAVAEYDEELMEKFFEDEDSITEEEVHAALRAAVMDRAIIPMICGSSFKNKGVQFLLDAVCRYLPSPVDKEAIEGTNPDTGKVESRKPNVKEPFAALAFKIATDPFVGRLAFFRTYSGRLDAGSYILNNRSGKKERISRIYQMHSNKQNAIDFIEAGDIGAAVGFKDIKTGDTMSDEKHPIVLESMNFPEPVIGIAVEPKTKVDVDKLGMALAKLAEEDPTFQVKTDEASGQTIISGMGELHLDIIVDRLRREFKVEVNQGEPQVEYKEALTKMAAHRETYKKQSGGRGKFGDIVFEMSPADDDFEGDGLQFVDEIKGGRIPKEFIPSVEKGFTAAMQNGPLAGFEMDTMKVVLKDGSFHPVDSDALSFELAAKMGYKAAGKAAGAVIMEPIMKIEVITPEENMGDIVGDLNRRRGTISNMSDRAGAKVIKGEVPLSEMFGYVTSLRTLSSGRATSTMEFSHYAQTPSNISEEVIKKAKGITTA, encoded by the coding sequence ATGGCAAGAGATTTAAAATTAACAAGAAATATAGGTATTGCTGCGCATATTGATGCGGGTAAAACGACGACGACAGAACGTATTCTTTTTTATACGGGCGTTAGTCATAAAATTGGTGAGGTTCACGATGGTGCTGCTACGATGGACTGGATGGAGCAGGAACAGGAGCGTGGTATTACCATTACTTCTGCGGCAACTACTTGCGAGTGGGTGTTTCCAAGAGTTGACGGTGAGCCTACCGAAGATTCAAATAGCTATCATTTCAACATTATAGACACACCGGGTCACGTAGATTTTACGGTTGAAGTGAACCGTTCGTTACGTGTTTTGGATGGTTTGGTCTTTTTGTTCAGTGCAGTTGATGGTGTTGAGCCACAATCTGAAACGAACTGGAGGCTAGCTGATAATTACAAGGTTCCAAGGATTGGATTCGTTAATAAAATGGACCGTCAAGGCTCGAATTTCTTAATGGTTTGTAACCAGGTAAAAGAAATGCTCGGTTCTAATGCTGTTCCTATTGTATTACCAATTGGTGATGAATCTGACTTCAAAGGGGTTGTGGATTTAGCCAAAAACAGGGCAATCATCTGGCACGAGGATAATTTCGGTTCAACCTTTGATGTCATCGACATTCCTGAGGATATGAAGGCTGAAGTTAAGGAGTATAGGGCTGCCCTAATTGAAGCTGTGGCCGAGTATGATGAGGAGCTGATGGAGAAGTTCTTTGAGGATGAGGATTCCATTACTGAGGAAGAAGTACACGCTGCCTTAAGGGCTGCGGTTATGGATAGGGCCATTATTCCTATGATTTGTGGTTCTTCCTTTAAGAATAAAGGTGTCCAATTTTTATTAGATGCTGTTTGTAGATATTTGCCTTCACCTGTTGATAAAGAGGCAATTGAAGGTACCAATCCTGATACGGGCAAAGTTGAAAGCAGAAAACCAAATGTAAAGGAGCCGTTTGCTGCTTTAGCATTTAAAATTGCTACTGATCCTTTTGTTGGACGATTGGCATTTTTTAGAACTTATTCCGGTCGATTAGATGCCGGTTCCTATATATTGAATAATCGTTCGGGTAAAAAAGAACGTATTTCACGTATTTATCAAATGCACTCCAATAAGCAAAATGCTATCGATTTTATCGAAGCAGGAGATATTGGAGCGGCCGTTGGTTTCAAGGACATAAAGACTGGGGATACGATGTCCGATGAGAAGCATCCGATTGTACTGGAAAGTATGAACTTCCCAGAACCTGTAATTGGTATTGCTGTTGAGCCTAAGACAAAGGTTGATGTTGATAAATTAGGTATGGCTTTAGCCAAATTGGCTGAGGAAGACCCAACGTTCCAAGTAAAAACAGATGAAGCATCCGGACAAACTATAATTTCTGGAATGGGAGAGCTTCACTTGGATATTATCGTAGATCGTCTAAGAAGGGAATTTAAAGTAGAGGTAAATCAAGGTGAACCTCAGGTTGAATATAAAGAGGCATTAACAAAAATGGCTGCGCACAGGGAAACTTATAAAAAGCAATCTGGTGGTCGTGGTAAATTTGGCGATATCGTTTTTGAAATGAGTCCTGCTGATGACGATTTTGAAGGTGATGGATTGCAATTTGTAGACGAGATTAAAGGAGGGCGTATTCCGAAGGAGTTCATTCCTTCCGTTGAAAAAGGTTTTACTGCTGCTATGCAGAACGGACCTTTGGCTGGATTTGAAATGGATACCATGAAAGTGGTATTGAAAGACGGATCTTTCCACCCTGTAGATTCCGATGCACTTTCGTTTGAATTGGCTGCCAAGATGGGTTATAAAGCTGCGGGTAAAGCTGCGGGTGCTGTAATTATGGAGCCAATAATGAAAATCGAAGTAATTACCCCAGAGGAAAATATGGGTGATATCGTTGGTGATTTGAACCGTAGAAGAGGTACAATTAGTAATATGAGCGATAGGGCCGGCGCAAAAGTTATTAAAGGGGAAGTACCTTTATCTGAAATGTTCGGATATGTTACTTCGTTGAGAACACTTTCTTCCGGTAGGGCAACTTCTACTATGGAGTTTTCACACTATGCTCAAACACCCTCAAACATATCCGAAGAGGTTATTAAGAAGGCAAAAGGAATAACAACAGCTTAA
- a CDS encoding SusC/RagA family TonB-linked outer membrane protein — protein sequence MRTKRNGLLTLLLAFIVHLSFAQEKTVSGTVTDQDGLPLPGVNIVVEGTTTGTQTDFDGNYSITASQGQTLLFTYIGQKPTRQTVGAGNTINVQMTEDAQALEEVVVTAQGIKKEKQALGYAVAEVDKEALEQRAEGDVGRILTGKASGVNITAQSGLSGSGTSIVIRGLSSFSGSNQPLFIVDGVPFDSGTNSQGSIAANQAEGDVAGRDDFVNGNSGSSRFLDLDPNNIESVNVLKGLAAATLYGTAGRNGVILITTKNGAAGAGGVKKNEITVSSSLFFNEIASLPDYQDQYGNGFDQAFGWFFSNWGPSFDREGISGWGNQSAIDDQGTLAHPYSTSTSAIQAAFPEFQGARYDWRPYDSVEKFFRTGVVKSNSVNFNGGSDDGKVSYNANFGHLNDEGFTPGNELNRYTLGLGGRAVLSNKFTVSGTMNYSNTDFVSPPVAASTGNSVFGTGSSIFANLFYTPRSIDIQGLPFESPIDGSSVYYRQNNSIQHPLWTVKNAQNRQVTNRVFGNAALVYDINDNLSLTYRFGLDVYSENNTNSQNKGGVGGSVATQSGILQTWNNTNTILDHNLILTGQYELSEKIGFSFNAGATTRREVLDQNGVASSGQQVFGVLRHFNFALQDEIQFFQERNIAGLYGQLDFDYDRMIYLTLSGRNDYVSNLSTENNSIFYPSASLSVIPTKLIPGLQSQGGINYLKLRAGYGTSANFPIGYPVAATLILDTQDFQDDSGNDVVSNVSANRLGNPNLQPELLSEIEVGMESRFFGNRLSLDFSYFTRTTTDLIIDRPLDPSTGFTTTQTNIGEIKSDGIEADATLTIFRAEEAGGLDWSLSANWTTNDSEVTDLGLDTDIVVYSGFSNLGNAAIVGEQLGVIVGSRIGRNDNGEFLVNAAGDYVEEEGTFVIGNPNPDWQLNVGNSFSFKNFNFNFLVNYTHGGDIYSRTASTLLGRGLTTDVLDRENTFILPGVLEDGSPNTRQINNSTFYFNNILFGPDELGIFDASVIRLQEISVGYSMPSKWLDRTPFGSLSFTLSGFNLWYEAVNMPDGTNFDPNVAGVGVGNGRGFDYLNGPSSRRYGLSVKASF from the coding sequence ATGAGAACAAAACGAAATGGATTGTTGACGCTATTATTGGCGTTTATTGTGCATCTATCCTTTGCACAAGAGAAGACAGTTTCCGGAACGGTCACTGACCAGGATGGGCTGCCTTTGCCCGGGGTAAACATTGTTGTTGAAGGAACAACGACTGGTACCCAAACCGACTTTGATGGTAACTACTCCATTACAGCGTCCCAAGGGCAAACTTTGTTATTTACGTATATTGGTCAAAAACCTACAAGACAAACCGTAGGCGCTGGAAATACCATTAACGTTCAAATGACTGAAGATGCGCAGGCGCTTGAAGAGGTAGTTGTGACGGCTCAGGGTATCAAAAAGGAGAAGCAAGCCTTGGGTTATGCTGTTGCCGAGGTCGACAAGGAGGCACTGGAACAACGTGCGGAAGGTGATGTAGGTCGTATACTAACAGGAAAGGCTTCTGGTGTAAATATTACCGCTCAAAGTGGGCTTTCTGGTTCCGGTACTAGTATTGTTATCCGTGGTCTTAGTAGTTTTAGCGGAAGTAACCAACCCTTATTTATCGTTGACGGGGTTCCCTTTGACAGTGGAACGAATAGTCAGGGAAGCATTGCGGCAAACCAAGCAGAGGGAGATGTTGCGGGCAGAGACGATTTCGTTAATGGAAATAGCGGATCTAGTAGATTCTTGGATTTAGATCCCAACAATATTGAAAGCGTTAACGTATTAAAAGGTTTGGCTGCTGCCACTTTATATGGTACAGCGGGTCGTAATGGGGTAATCCTAATCACTACAAAAAATGGTGCTGCTGGCGCAGGCGGTGTTAAGAAAAATGAAATTACGGTAAGTAGTTCCTTATTTTTCAACGAAATTGCATCACTACCAGATTATCAAGATCAGTATGGTAACGGTTTCGATCAAGCATTTGGCTGGTTCTTCAGTAACTGGGGGCCAAGTTTTGATCGCGAGGGGATTTCTGGATGGGGTAACCAATCTGCTATTGACGACCAAGGTACTTTGGCACATCCTTATTCAACATCTACATCAGCGATTCAGGCAGCTTTTCCAGAGTTTCAGGGAGCACGCTATGATTGGAGACCTTATGATAGCGTTGAAAAATTCTTTAGAACAGGTGTCGTGAAAAGCAATTCTGTCAACTTTAACGGAGGATCGGATGATGGTAAAGTAAGTTACAACGCTAACTTTGGACATCTAAATGATGAGGGTTTTACTCCCGGCAACGAACTTAATCGGTATACCTTAGGCCTGGGCGGCAGAGCAGTTCTTTCCAACAAATTTACGGTTTCCGGAACTATGAATTACTCGAATACCGATTTCGTTTCTCCGCCCGTAGCAGCAAGTACAGGGAACAGTGTTTTTGGCACAGGTTCTTCTATATTTGCTAATTTATTTTATACACCAAGGAGTATAGACATTCAAGGATTGCCTTTTGAAAGTCCTATTGATGGATCCAGTGTCTATTACAGACAAAACAATAGTATTCAACATCCGTTATGGACCGTTAAAAATGCACAAAATAGACAGGTCACAAATAGGGTATTCGGAAATGCAGCGTTGGTATATGACATCAACGATAATTTGAGTCTAACCTATCGTTTTGGTTTGGATGTTTATTCAGAAAATAACACGAATTCGCAAAATAAAGGTGGAGTTGGTGGAAGTGTTGCCACACAAAGTGGTATCCTTCAGACATGGAACAACACTAATACGATATTGGACCATAACTTGATACTCACAGGACAGTACGAGCTATCCGAGAAAATCGGTTTCAGTTTTAATGCAGGAGCAACTACAAGGAGAGAAGTTTTAGACCAAAACGGAGTGGCTAGTTCTGGCCAACAAGTATTTGGTGTTTTGCGTCATTTTAACTTTGCGCTACAGGATGAAATTCAATTCTTTCAAGAAAGAAATATTGCAGGTCTTTACGGACAGTTGGATTTTGACTATGACCGTATGATCTACTTAACGCTTTCTGGTCGTAATGATTATGTTTCAAACTTATCTACTGAAAACAATTCAATTTTCTACCCTAGTGCAAGTTTATCAGTAATACCCACAAAATTAATTCCGGGATTACAGAGTCAAGGAGGCATCAATTATTTAAAGCTTAGAGCTGGTTACGGTACATCTGCAAACTTTCCAATAGGTTATCCTGTAGCTGCCACTTTGATTCTTGACACTCAAGATTTCCAAGATGATTCAGGTAATGACGTTGTTAGTAATGTAAGTGCAAATAGGCTGGGTAACCCCAACTTACAGCCAGAATTGTTATCCGAGATTGAAGTGGGTATGGAATCTAGATTCTTTGGAAATAGACTCTCACTGGACTTTTCGTATTTCACTAGAACTACAACAGATTTAATAATTGACCGTCCATTAGATCCTTCCACAGGGTTCACAACTACACAAACCAACATTGGTGAAATTAAATCTGACGGTATTGAAGCCGACGCGACGTTAACCATATTCCGTGCCGAAGAGGCAGGTGGTTTAGACTGGAGCTTAAGTGCCAACTGGACTACCAACGATTCTGAGGTAACCGATTTAGGTTTGGATACCGACATCGTAGTTTACTCTGGATTTAGCAACCTGGGTAATGCAGCCATTGTGGGCGAGCAACTTGGAGTTATTGTAGGAAGTAGAATTGGTAGAAATGATAATGGAGAGTTTTTAGTTAATGCAGCTGGTGATTATGTAGAAGAAGAGGGAACTTTTGTAATCGGTAATCCAAATCCAGACTGGCAGTTGAATGTGGGCAATTCATTTAGTTTCAAGAATTTTAATTTTAATTTCTTGGTTAATTATACCCACGGAGGAGATATTTATAGTAGAACTGCTTCAACTTTATTGGGAAGGGGTCTTACTACGGATGTTTTGGATAGGGAAAATACGTTTATCCTTCCAGGTGTTCTGGAAGATGGTTCTCCAAATACCAGACAAATTAACAACTCTACGTTCTACTTTAACAATATTTTATTTGGACCGGATGAGTTAGGGATTTTCGATGCTTCTGTAATTCGTTTACAAGAAATTTCTGTTGGATACTCTATGCCATCAAAATGGTTAGATAGAACGCCGTTCGGCTCGTTAAGCTTTACGCTTTCTGGTTTTAACCTATGGTATGAAGCTGTTAATATGCCGGATGGCACCAACTTTGATCCAAACGTTGCGGGTGTTGGTGTAGGTAACGGTAGAGGATTCGATTACCTTAACGGACCTAGTTCTAGGAGGTACGGTTTGAGTGTTAAAGCATCATTTTAA
- the rplW gene encoding 50S ribosomal protein L23 has protein sequence MSVLIKPIITEKMTADSELNNRYGFIVDPKANKIQIKDAVEAAYGVSVKKVRTMNYGPTRKSRYTKTGVQHGKTNAIKKAIVDVVEGDIIDFYSNL, from the coding sequence ATGAGTGTGTTAATAAAGCCAATTATAACGGAAAAGATGACCGCTGATAGCGAGCTGAATAACCGTTATGGTTTCATAGTAGACCCTAAGGCGAACAAAATTCAGATTAAGGATGCGGTTGAAGCTGCTTATGGTGTTTCGGTAAAAAAAGTGCGTACAATGAATTATGGACCTACAAGAAAATCCAGATATACGAAAACTGGAGTTCAACATGGTAAAACGAACGCTATCAAAAAAGCAATCGTTGATGTGGTTGAAGGTGATATAATTGATTTTTACAGTAATCTATAA
- the rpsL gene encoding 30S ribosomal protein S12 produces the protein MPTISQLVRKGRETITKKSKSAALDSCPQRRGVCTRVYTTTPKKPNSAMRKVARVRLTNGKEVNAYIPGEGHNLQEHSIVLVRGGRVKDLPGVRYHIVRGALDTAGVAGRTQRRSKYGAKRPKK, from the coding sequence ATGCCAACAATATCACAATTAGTACGAAAAGGAAGAGAAACGATTACTAAGAAGAGTAAATCGGCTGCTTTGGATTCGTGCCCTCAAAGAAGAGGTGTTTGTACTCGTGTTTACACTACTACGCCAAAGAAACCCAATTCTGCCATGAGAAAAGTGGCTAGGGTAAGGTTGACTAACGGTAAGGAAGTAAACGCATACATACCCGGTGAGGGGCACAATTTACAAGAGCACTCGATAGTATTAGTAAGAGGAGGACGGGTTAAGGATTTGCCAGGAGTTAGATACCATATTGTTCGTGGTGCATTGGACACAGCAGGTGTGGCCGGCAGAACGCAGCGTAGATCTAAATACGGAGCAAAACGCCCTAAGAAGTAA
- a CDS encoding SusD/RagB family nutrient-binding outer membrane lipoprotein, with protein MKKIIKYVTAFFVASVILNSCESAELDLNADPNALTPSQANPDFYLNAAQEQFARAVHVLAEVGAEVTRIENMASRDYQNAYSPSFFDLTWERSYQEAIKNLRDMNVLAEEAGLRYHIGMGQVIEAYTITMLVDYFGEVPYSEAISAPDILNPNIDAGGDIYDSTLGLLDQAIANFNATSTALPENDFFYDGDASLWIKAANTLKMRLYRNTGNASAFNSIVSSGNFIQSTDEDFQFTWGSNAVQPDTRHPDYAQGYTDQGGGDYQSIWLMDLMLTSNDPRIRYFFYRQSNATPGAPGVAPNEETLACSLTTPPQQYVDGNYAYCSLPNGYWGRNHGNDEGIPPDGLLRTAAGVYPIAGKFDDSSFSEISLGAGGGGAGITPMLLASTVDFWRAEFLLGSDPVAAKPFIISGIQKSIAKVASFGSVDPGADLSEAPTAGDITQFILDIGTAYDDAEGTDKWNIMAEQFFIALKGNGHDAYNFYRRTGYPDDLEPSLEPNPGAFIRSFFYPANASSNNQFIVQKSGVTDQVFWDTNPASPAFPPAN; from the coding sequence ATGAAAAAAATAATTAAATACGTGACTGCATTCTTCGTAGCAAGTGTGATATTAAACTCTTGTGAATCGGCAGAACTGGATTTGAATGCAGATCCAAATGCACTAACGCCTAGTCAGGCAAATCCAGACTTTTACCTAAATGCAGCACAAGAGCAATTCGCTAGAGCGGTGCATGTTCTGGCAGAAGTTGGCGCCGAAGTTACTCGAATTGAAAATATGGCGTCCCGAGATTATCAAAATGCTTATTCTCCGTCTTTCTTTGATTTGACGTGGGAAAGATCTTATCAAGAAGCTATCAAAAACCTTAGGGATATGAACGTTCTTGCTGAGGAAGCTGGTTTAAGATACCATATTGGCATGGGTCAGGTAATAGAGGCATATACAATTACCATGTTGGTAGATTATTTTGGTGAAGTACCCTATTCGGAAGCTATTTCCGCTCCGGATATATTAAATCCTAATATTGATGCTGGTGGTGATATTTACGACAGTACTTTGGGCCTATTAGATCAGGCTATTGCTAATTTTAATGCCACTTCTACTGCTTTACCTGAAAATGATTTCTTTTATGACGGTGATGCCAGTCTTTGGATTAAAGCGGCGAATACTCTAAAAATGAGATTATATCGCAATACAGGGAATGCTTCGGCCTTTAACAGTATCGTGAGTAGTGGTAACTTTATTCAGAGTACTGACGAAGATTTCCAATTTACTTGGGGATCCAACGCTGTGCAGCCAGATACCCGTCATCCAGATTATGCACAAGGATACACAGATCAAGGTGGTGGCGATTACCAATCCATTTGGTTAATGGATTTGATGCTGACATCAAATGACCCTAGAATACGCTATTTCTTCTACAGGCAAAGTAACGCCACCCCAGGCGCCCCTGGTGTAGCACCTAATGAAGAGACATTAGCTTGTTCTTTGACAACTCCTCCACAACAGTACGTAGATGGGAATTATGCCTACTGTTCTTTACCGAACGGGTATTGGGGCAGAAACCATGGCAACGACGAAGGTATACCGCCAGATGGTCTATTACGAACTGCGGCTGGTGTTTATCCTATAGCTGGTAAATTTGATGATAGTTCCTTCTCAGAAATCTCATTAGGTGCCGGTGGTGGTGGTGCTGGAATAACGCCAATGCTACTAGCTTCAACAGTAGATTTTTGGAGAGCCGAGTTCTTACTTGGAAGTGATCCGGTTGCTGCCAAGCCGTTCATAATTTCGGGCATACAAAAGTCTATTGCCAAAGTTGCGAGCTTTGGATCTGTGGATCCGGGTGCAGACCTTTCGGAGGCGCCAACTGCGGGTGATATCACCCAATTTATCCTGGACATCGGCACGGCTTATGACGATGCCGAGGGGACGGACAAGTGGAACATCATGGCGGAGCAATTCTTTATCGCTTTAAAAGGTAACGGACATGATGCATATAATTTCTACAGAAGAACAGGATATCCGGACGACCTTGAGCCAAGTTTAGAACCAAACCCAGGAGCATTCATAAGGTCTTTCTTTTATCCGGCAAATGCTTCCAGTAACAATCAATTTATTGTGCAAAAATCCGGTGTAACAGATCAGGTATTCTGGGATACAAATCCAGCTTCCCCTGCTTTTCCACCAGCTAACTAA
- the rpsJ gene encoding 30S ribosomal protein S10, producing MSQKIRIKLKSYDHNLVDKSAEKIVKTVKTTGAVVTGPIPLPTHKKIFTVLRSPHVNKKSREQFQLSSYKRLLDIYSSSSKTIDALMKLELPSGVEVEIKV from the coding sequence ATGAGTCAGAAAATCAGAATAAAACTAAAATCCTACGATCATAATCTTGTAGATAAGTCCGCAGAGAAAATCGTAAAAACGGTAAAGACCACGGGAGCTGTTGTAACTGGACCCATTCCTTTACCAACTCATAAGAAGATTTTTACGGTATTGCGTTCTCCGCACGTCAATAAAAAGTCTAGGGAACAATTTCAACTAAGTTCTTATAAGAGACTGTTGGATATCTATAGTTCTTCGTCTAAGACCATTGATGCGCTAATGAAATTGGAACTACCTAGTGGTGTAGAGGTTGAGATTAAGGTCTAA
- the rpsG gene encoding 30S ribosomal protein S7 codes for MRKRQAKKRPLLPDPRFNDQLVTRFVNMMMWDGKKSVAFSVFYEAIDIVDAKKTDEEKTALELWKDALSNVMPHVEVRSRRVGGATFQIPMQIRPDRKISTAMKWLISYARKRNEKGMAQKLAAEVLAASKEEGAAVKKRVDTHKMAEANKAFSHFRF; via the coding sequence ATGAGAAAAAGACAGGCAAAGAAAAGACCACTGTTACCAGATCCAAGATTTAACGATCAATTGGTGACAAGATTTGTGAATATGATGATGTGGGACGGTAAGAAATCGGTGGCATTTAGCGTATTTTATGAGGCAATCGATATCGTGGATGCTAAAAAGACCGATGAAGAGAAAACAGCTTTAGAGTTGTGGAAGGATGCATTATCCAATGTTATGCCGCACGTTGAGGTGAGAAGTAGAAGAGTAGGTGGGGCAACCTTCCAGATTCCAATGCAGATTAGACCGGACCGTAAAATATCTACGGCTATGAAGTGGCTCATCAGTTACGCTAGAAAGAGAAATGAAAAGGGAATGGCGCAAAAATTAGCTGCAGAAGTTCTTGCAGCTTCCAAAGAAGAGGGTGCCGCCGTTAAGAAAAGGGTGGATACACACAAGATGGCCGAAGCGAATAAAGCATTTTCCCACTTTAGATTTTAA